A single window of Intrasporangium calvum DSM 43043 DNA harbors:
- a CDS encoding MmcQ/YjbR family DNA-binding protein, protein MSHPVMFDASDPHYVRLREICLALPGAQEKIAHGRPNFFTRKVFAAFGGSLKGEHRSPVARHSVLFLPDPSERAALLDDERCFVPAYVGAAGWLGLSFHLIGGADLVDWDEVAELVDASYRLTAPARLVKELDSRA, encoded by the coding sequence ATGTCGCATCCCGTCATGTTCGACGCGAGTGACCCCCACTACGTCCGGCTCCGGGAGATCTGCCTCGCCCTCCCCGGAGCGCAGGAGAAGATCGCGCACGGGCGACCGAACTTCTTCACCCGCAAGGTCTTCGCGGCCTTCGGCGGCTCCCTCAAGGGTGAGCACCGGTCGCCCGTCGCCCGCCACTCGGTGCTCTTCCTGCCCGACCCGAGCGAGCGGGCCGCGCTGCTCGACGACGAGCGCTGCTTCGTGCCGGCCTACGTCGGTGCCGCGGGCTGGCTCGGCCTCAGCTTCCATCTCATCGGCGGGGCGGACCTGGTCGACTGGGACGAGGTCGCCGAGCTGGTCGACGCGTCCTACCGACTCACCGCGCCCGCCCGACTCGTGAAGGAGCTCGATTCCCGTGCGTGA
- a CDS encoding 2-phosphosulfolactate phosphatase — translation MRDSWSQDEGTIRVEWGPVGAQSLVSYAAERGPVVAVVVDVLSFTTAVSVAVDGAVTVWPYRWKDDSAAAFAREHDAELAVGRGAAKVSGGISLSPLSIRDAAGSVERLVLPSPNGSTVTALLDGAGAVVAAGSLRNRSAVGAWAVRELDALAAAPGRQGRVGDPAVVIVPAGERWPNGGLRPAAEDLWGAGAIVDAIVTRLEHRAGPMLLSAEAAVALAAWSWVEDRVGPSLEACASGRELVDDGYPEDVQMASEVDVSGRVPVLVDGAFRPAASTP, via the coding sequence GTGCGTGACAGCTGGAGCCAGGACGAGGGGACGATCCGCGTCGAGTGGGGTCCGGTCGGGGCTCAGTCGCTCGTGTCGTATGCCGCTGAGCGCGGTCCCGTCGTCGCCGTCGTCGTCGACGTGCTGAGCTTCACGACAGCGGTGTCCGTGGCCGTCGACGGGGCGGTGACGGTCTGGCCGTACCGGTGGAAGGACGACTCTGCTGCGGCCTTCGCCCGGGAGCACGACGCCGAGCTCGCCGTGGGACGTGGTGCGGCGAAAGTCAGTGGCGGGATCAGCCTGTCGCCGTTGAGCATTCGCGATGCAGCGGGGTCGGTGGAGCGCCTGGTGCTGCCCTCTCCGAACGGGTCGACCGTCACCGCACTGCTGGACGGGGCGGGGGCCGTGGTGGCGGCCGGTTCGCTCCGCAACCGATCGGCGGTCGGGGCGTGGGCGGTCCGGGAGCTCGACGCGCTGGCCGCTGCCCCTGGACGCCAGGGCCGCGTCGGGGACCCGGCCGTGGTCATCGTCCCGGCCGGGGAGCGCTGGCCCAACGGCGGCCTGCGGCCGGCCGCGGAGGACCTCTGGGGCGCGGGCGCGATCGTCGACGCGATCGTCACCCGGCTCGAGCACCGGGCGGGCCCGATGCTGCTCAGCGCGGAGGCTGCCGTGGCGCTGGCGGCGTGGTCGTGGGTCGAGGACCGGGTGGGTCCGTCGCTCGAGGCGTGCGCCAGCGGGCGCGAGCTGGTCGACGACGGCTACCCCGAGGACGTGCAGATGGCGAGTGAGGTCGACGTGAGCGGCCGGGTGCCGGTCCTCGTGGACGGCGCCTTCCGCCCCGCCGCCAGCACCCCCTGA
- a CDS encoding NAD(P)/FAD-dependent oxidoreductase, with translation MPPSEYRSLSLWHDTLDEDLTPRPTLPGDTDVDVAVIGAGYTGLWTAYHLAVADPSLRVVVIDKEIAGYGASGRNGGWCSALFPTSLRRMAVDRGREGAVRMQRVLIETVPEVGRVAAAEGIDCHFDQGGSLSVARNPAQLERIRTQLADHAAWGFGADDHRLLGATEVQQIAAVDGAIGGLWTPHCAAIHPARLVRGLARAVERRGVTIHEQTAATDVHSRHVVTRHGTIRAEHIVLATEGYTATVAGRRRSLAPVYSLMTATEPLPDEVWDQIGLRDRATFADNRHLVIYGQRTRDGRIAFGGRGAPYHYASKVSPAYERDERVHATLRRVLVDLFPVLRDVRFTHSWGGNLGVPRDWYPAVRHDRRTGLAFAGGYVGDGVATSALAGRTLAAMIRDDDPADLASLPWAGRTSRPWEPEPLRWLGVNAVTALMGAADRSERRSGRPSKAAAAFWSAIGQ, from the coding sequence ATGCCCCCGTCCGAGTACCGCAGCCTCAGCCTGTGGCACGACACGCTCGACGAAGACCTCACCCCGCGGCCGACGCTCCCCGGCGACACCGACGTCGATGTCGCGGTCATCGGGGCCGGCTACACCGGGTTGTGGACGGCCTACCACCTCGCCGTCGCCGACCCGAGCCTTCGGGTCGTGGTCATCGACAAGGAGATCGCCGGCTACGGGGCCTCCGGACGCAACGGCGGCTGGTGCTCCGCGCTCTTCCCCACGTCGCTGCGGCGGATGGCAGTGGACCGCGGCCGCGAGGGAGCCGTCCGCATGCAGCGGGTCCTCATCGAGACCGTCCCCGAGGTGGGCCGGGTGGCCGCAGCCGAGGGGATCGACTGCCACTTCGACCAGGGTGGCTCCCTGTCCGTGGCCCGGAACCCGGCCCAGCTGGAGCGGATCCGCACGCAGCTGGCCGACCACGCTGCCTGGGGGTTCGGGGCGGACGACCACCGGCTGCTCGGCGCGACGGAGGTCCAGCAGATCGCCGCGGTCGACGGCGCGATCGGCGGCTTGTGGACCCCGCACTGTGCGGCGATCCACCCCGCCCGACTCGTCCGCGGGCTCGCCCGGGCCGTCGAGCGGCGGGGCGTGACGATCCACGAGCAGACCGCCGCGACCGACGTGCACAGCCGTCACGTCGTCACCCGCCACGGGACCATCCGCGCGGAGCACATCGTCCTCGCCACCGAGGGCTACACCGCCACGGTGGCGGGCCGCCGCCGAAGCCTCGCTCCGGTCTACTCCCTCATGACCGCGACCGAGCCGCTCCCCGACGAGGTCTGGGACCAGATCGGGCTGCGGGACCGGGCCACCTTCGCCGACAACCGCCACCTCGTCATCTACGGCCAGCGCACCCGGGACGGTCGCATCGCGTTCGGGGGCCGCGGGGCGCCCTACCACTACGCGTCCAAGGTGTCGCCGGCCTACGAACGCGACGAACGCGTCCACGCCACGCTCCGCCGGGTCCTCGTCGACCTCTTCCCGGTCCTGCGCGACGTGCGGTTCACCCACTCCTGGGGCGGCAACCTCGGCGTGCCGCGGGACTGGTACCCAGCCGTGCGACACGACCGGCGCACCGGCCTGGCCTTCGCCGGTGGCTACGTCGGGGACGGCGTCGCGACCTCGGCGCTCGCCGGCCGCACGCTCGCCGCGATGATCCGCGACGACGACCCTGCCGACCTCGCGTCCCTCCCCTGGGCGGGGCGGACGTCACGGCCGTGGGAGCCGGAGCCGTTGCGCTGGCTCGGGGTCAACGCCGTGACCGCGCTGATGGGGGCAGCCGACCGGTCGGAGCGCCGGTCGGGGCGACCGTCCAAGGCAGCGGCCGCGTTCTGGAGCGCCATCGGCCAGTGA
- a CDS encoding aspartate aminotransferase family protein, giving the protein MTDHAPLDRSRLAALHARELGAFRAARPRSAALAEQARAHLPGGVPMSWMVKWPGDFPVFVDRAQGAHFTCVDGIDHIDLCLGDTGAMMGHSPGPTVEAVLAQLARGITTMLPTEDAIAVSTELSERFGLPYWQFTLTATDANRHAIRYARHLTGRRKVVVHDYCYHGSVDETFATLDAAGRTTSRRNNIGPPVDPSETTHVVEFNDVDGLERALAEGDVAAILVEPALTNIGIVLPHAGYHAAVRELATSHGALLINDETHTICAGPGGVTRAEDLHPDFLVIGKSIGGGIPCGTFGFTAEVADRIARSVDLEDIDVGGIGGTLAGNGLSMAAMRATLEQVMTQDAFDHMVPLAQAWADGVQAGIDSVAAPWHVTRLGARAEYNFSAEPPRNGREAHDADDFELQQYLHLYALNRGILLTPFHNMALMSPSTTRGDVDAHTVMFDECLRELFSRP; this is encoded by the coding sequence ATGACCGACCACGCCCCGCTCGACCGGAGCCGCCTCGCCGCGCTGCACGCCAGGGAGCTGGGGGCCTTCCGGGCCGCCCGGCCCAGGTCGGCCGCCCTCGCTGAGCAGGCCCGGGCCCACCTGCCGGGCGGCGTGCCGATGAGCTGGATGGTGAAGTGGCCCGGCGACTTCCCCGTCTTCGTGGACCGGGCGCAGGGGGCGCACTTCACCTGTGTGGACGGCATCGACCACATCGACCTCTGCCTCGGCGACACCGGCGCGATGATGGGCCACTCGCCGGGGCCGACGGTCGAGGCGGTCCTGGCCCAGCTCGCCCGGGGCATCACGACGATGCTCCCGACCGAGGACGCGATCGCCGTGTCGACCGAGCTGTCCGAGCGCTTCGGTCTGCCCTACTGGCAGTTCACGCTGACCGCGACCGACGCGAACCGTCACGCGATCCGCTACGCCCGGCACCTCACCGGCCGCCGGAAGGTCGTCGTCCACGACTACTGCTACCACGGCTCGGTCGACGAGACGTTCGCGACGCTCGACGCAGCCGGCCGGACGACGAGCCGTCGCAACAACATCGGACCGCCGGTCGACCCGTCCGAGACCACACACGTCGTCGAGTTCAACGACGTCGACGGCCTCGAGCGGGCCCTCGCGGAGGGGGACGTGGCGGCGATCCTCGTGGAGCCCGCCCTCACGAACATCGGCATCGTCCTCCCGCACGCCGGCTACCACGCAGCGGTCCGGGAGCTGGCGACAAGCCACGGTGCGCTGCTCATCAACGACGAGACGCACACGATCTGCGCCGGCCCCGGGGGTGTCACGCGCGCTGAGGACCTCCACCCCGACTTCCTCGTCATCGGAAAGTCGATCGGGGGCGGCATCCCGTGCGGGACCTTCGGTTTCACCGCGGAGGTCGCCGACCGGATCGCCCGCTCGGTCGACCTCGAGGACATCGACGTCGGCGGCATCGGCGGCACGCTCGCCGGCAACGGTCTGTCGATGGCGGCGATGAGGGCGACGCTCGAGCAGGTCATGACGCAGGACGCCTTCGACCACATGGTGCCGCTGGCCCAGGCCTGGGCCGACGGCGTCCAGGCGGGGATCGACAGCGTCGCTGCACCGTGGCACGTGACCCGCCTCGGTGCCCGGGCCGAGTACAACTTCTCAGCCGAGCCGCCCCGCAACGGCCGGGAGGCGCACGACGCCGACGACTTCGAGCTGCAGCAGTACCTCCACCTCTACGCCCTCAACCGGGGCATCCTGCTGACGCCGTTCCACAACATGGCCCTGATGTCTCCGTCGACGACGCGCGGCGACGTGGACGCGCACACCGTGATGTTCGACGAGTGCCTGCGGGAGCTCTTCAGCCGGCCGTGA
- a CDS encoding nitronate monooxygenase yields MGEHRTQRVPVVIQGGMGVNVSAWPLARAVSQQGQLGVVSGTALDAVLARGLQDGDAGGHLRRALAAFPDQEMVQRALDRYFVEGGRAEGTPYRPNPTLTINPSRGAVEMSVLGNFAHVWLAKEGHDGLVGINFLEKVQMATPSAALGAIVGGVDYVLMGAGIPREIPQLLTDLAAGRPGTLTIDVQDSTRTHTSTIDPVEVLGARLPALTRPKFLAIISLHSLAGYLHRDESIRPDGFVVEGPVAGGHSAPPRGKLTLDDDGQPIYSDRDLADLKAMAKLGLPFWLAGAYGTPERVAEALEAGAAGVQVGTIFALCDESGITADIRRQLLDGLADGTLVVRNDPAASPTGFPFKVASLAGTLSEADEYAARPRLCDLSYLREPFERVDGSVGYRCAAEPVDAYVKKGGSLEGTLGRKCLCNALMADVGMGQHRRDGYDELPAVTLGQDLDGARRLLDAHPAGWSATQAVGFLLAHVTVA; encoded by the coding sequence ATGGGCGAGCACCGAACGCAGCGCGTTCCTGTCGTCATCCAGGGCGGGATGGGGGTCAACGTCTCGGCCTGGCCGCTGGCGCGCGCGGTCTCCCAGCAGGGCCAGCTCGGTGTCGTCTCGGGCACCGCGCTCGACGCGGTCCTGGCCCGCGGCCTGCAGGACGGTGACGCGGGTGGCCACCTGCGCCGGGCGCTCGCCGCCTTCCCCGACCAGGAGATGGTCCAGCGCGCGCTCGACCGCTACTTCGTCGAGGGCGGCCGGGCCGAGGGCACGCCCTACCGGCCCAACCCGACGCTCACGATCAACCCCAGCCGGGGCGCCGTGGAGATGTCCGTCCTCGGCAACTTCGCCCACGTGTGGCTCGCCAAGGAGGGCCACGACGGCCTCGTCGGCATCAACTTCCTCGAGAAGGTCCAGATGGCCACTCCGTCGGCGGCCCTCGGGGCCATCGTCGGCGGCGTCGACTACGTCCTCATGGGCGCCGGGATCCCGCGGGAGATCCCGCAGCTGCTCACCGATCTCGCCGCGGGCCGCCCCGGCACGCTGACGATCGACGTCCAGGACTCGACGCGCACCCACACGAGCACCATCGACCCCGTCGAGGTGCTCGGCGCGCGCCTCCCGGCACTCACCCGCCCGAAGTTCCTCGCGATCATCTCCCTGCACAGCCTCGCGGGCTACCTCCATCGCGACGAGTCGATCCGGCCCGACGGCTTCGTCGTCGAGGGACCGGTGGCCGGCGGCCACAGCGCCCCACCGCGCGGCAAGCTGACCCTCGACGACGACGGGCAGCCGATCTACAGCGACCGCGACCTCGCCGACCTCAAGGCGATGGCCAAGCTCGGCCTGCCCTTCTGGCTCGCCGGCGCCTACGGGACTCCCGAGCGCGTCGCCGAGGCACTCGAGGCGGGTGCCGCGGGGGTCCAGGTCGGCACGATCTTCGCGCTCTGCGACGAGTCCGGGATCACGGCCGACATCCGGCGCCAGCTCCTCGACGGGCTCGCCGACGGCACGCTCGTCGTCCGCAACGACCCCGCCGCGTCGCCGACCGGCTTCCCGTTCAAGGTGGCCAGCCTGGCGGGCACCCTCTCCGAGGCCGACGAGTACGCCGCCCGGCCCCGTCTCTGCGACCTGTCCTACCTGCGTGAGCCGTTCGAGCGCGTCGACGGCTCGGTGGGCTACCGCTGCGCCGCAGAACCGGTGGACGCCTACGTCAAGAAGGGCGGCTCGCTCGAGGGGACGCTCGGTCGCAAGTGCCTCTGCAACGCCCTCATGGCCGACGTCGGGATGGGGCAGCACCGCCGCGACGGCTACGACGAGCTGCCTGCCGTCACCCTCGGCCAGGACCTCGACGGCGCCCGCCGCCTGCTCGACGCTCATCCGGCCGGCTGGTCCGCCACGCAGGCCGTCGGCTTCCTGCTCGCCCACGTCACCGTCGCCTGA
- a CDS encoding L-lactate dehydrogenase: MSETPRRRTTKLGIVGAGAVGATLAYAALMRGAAQTVALYDIDAAKVTAEALDLAHGIQFMPMARVVGSDDVDVLADCDVIAFTAGAKQKPGQTRLDLAGTTITLVQKLMPELVRVAPHAVHLLVTNPVDVVTYAALRTSGLPRERVFGSGTVLDSSRLRFLLAEHTGVAVQNIHAYIAGEHGDSELPLWSSASIASVPLLEWTGLEGRGPLSAEDRERIARDVVESAYQIIAGKGATNYAIGLAASRIIEAVVNDERRILPVSSLLEDYHGISDVCLSVPTLVHAAGAGETVAVPLTDLELAGLRRSAEAVRATARQFGL, from the coding sequence ATGAGCGAGACCCCACGTCGGCGCACCACCAAGCTCGGCATCGTCGGTGCCGGCGCCGTCGGAGCGACCCTCGCGTATGCCGCCCTGATGCGCGGCGCGGCGCAGACCGTCGCCCTCTACGACATCGATGCGGCGAAGGTGACGGCCGAGGCGCTCGACCTGGCCCACGGCATCCAGTTCATGCCGATGGCGCGCGTCGTCGGGTCGGACGACGTGGACGTGCTCGCCGACTGCGACGTCATCGCCTTCACCGCCGGCGCCAAGCAGAAGCCCGGCCAGACCCGGCTGGACCTCGCGGGCACGACGATCACGCTCGTCCAGAAGCTGATGCCCGAGCTGGTCCGCGTGGCGCCGCACGCCGTGCACCTGCTCGTGACCAACCCGGTCGACGTGGTCACCTACGCGGCCCTGCGGACGTCCGGGCTGCCACGCGAGCGAGTCTTCGGCTCGGGCACGGTCCTCGACTCGTCCCGGCTGCGGTTCCTGCTCGCCGAGCACACGGGGGTGGCCGTGCAGAACATCCACGCCTACATCGCGGGCGAGCACGGCGACTCGGAGCTGCCTCTGTGGAGCTCGGCGTCGATCGCCTCGGTGCCGCTGCTCGAGTGGACGGGGCTCGAGGGGCGCGGGCCGCTCAGCGCGGAGGACCGGGAGCGGATCGCCCGGGACGTCGTCGAGTCGGCCTACCAGATCATCGCGGGCAAGGGTGCGACGAACTACGCGATCGGCCTCGCGGCGTCGCGGATCATCGAGGCCGTCGTCAATGACGAGCGGCGGATCCTGCCCGTGTCGTCGCTCCTCGAGGACTACCACGGGATCAGCGACGTGTGCCTGTCGGTCCCGACGCTGGTGCACGCGGCGGGTGCGGGTGAGACGGTCGCCGTTCCGCTGACCGACCTGGAGCTCGCGGGCCTGCGCCGCTCGGCCGAGGCGGTCCGTGCGACGGCCCGGCAGTTCGGTCTCTGA
- a CDS encoding TetR/AcrR family transcriptional regulator, with protein sequence MSAARQTYHHGDLRRALLEEGLELAREGGPDAVVLREATRRAGVSANAAYRHFADRDALLADVVSRAQAEAADVIARAIAEVDEFAEVDRFGEGGAGDPASRARARFRAVGVGYLRFALTEPGLFRTAFAVPTDLSRSASPDAAGAGGRTPFQLLSDQLDEMLVTGVLPAAERPGAELLAWSAVHGLAMLALEGPLRDLPRTAIDALTPRLVRMVDLGLGVVRPPSG encoded by the coding sequence GTGAGCGCCGCGCGCCAGACCTATCACCACGGTGACCTGCGCCGCGCCCTGCTCGAGGAGGGGCTGGAGCTGGCGCGGGAGGGCGGGCCGGACGCCGTGGTCCTCCGGGAGGCGACTCGGAGGGCCGGGGTGTCCGCGAACGCCGCCTACCGTCACTTCGCCGACCGCGATGCGCTGCTGGCCGATGTCGTCTCGCGGGCCCAGGCCGAGGCCGCCGACGTCATCGCCCGGGCGATCGCCGAGGTCGATGAGTTCGCCGAGGTCGACCGGTTCGGGGAAGGCGGGGCCGGCGACCCCGCGTCGCGGGCCCGGGCCAGGTTCCGGGCCGTGGGCGTCGGGTACCTCCGCTTCGCCCTGACCGAGCCGGGCCTGTTCCGCACCGCCTTCGCCGTGCCGACGGACCTCAGCCGGTCCGCGTCGCCCGATGCGGCCGGTGCGGGCGGGCGCACCCCGTTCCAGCTGCTGTCGGACCAGCTCGACGAGATGCTCGTGACTGGCGTGCTCCCCGCTGCGGAGCGGCCGGGGGCGGAGCTGCTCGCCTGGTCGGCCGTCCACGGGCTCGCGATGCTGGCCCTCGAGGGCCCCCTCCGGGACCTACCGCGCACCGCCATCGATGCCCTGACCCCACGTCTCGTCCGAATGGTCGACCTCGGCCTCGGAGTGGTCCGGCCCCCGTCCGGCTGA
- a CDS encoding thioesterase family protein, producing MSTQDSLDPSSDSAFSLRSDVPAFYRRLDQDLFAPTIHVQGAWRDDEQHMAPVGGLLIHAIDRHEPRDGMQLARVSFDILGMIPARPSRVAVRTTRPGRSIELVEAVLSVDGRDVVRAHAWRLAAHDSSPVAGVEFEPMPGPDDFPEWDGTDLWPGGYIRGVEFRADPARRPGRTRTWIRTSHALVDAETCSPTADLIRLVDTANGIAVRVSPQEWMFPNVDLTIHLFREPVRGWVGFDTTVTMGTTGMGLTSTTLHDELGPVGRAEQILTVRPMTQP from the coding sequence GTGAGCACGCAGGACTCCCTCGACCCCTCGTCCGACTCGGCCTTCTCGCTGCGGTCCGACGTCCCGGCCTTCTACCGACGCCTCGACCAGGACCTCTTCGCGCCGACGATCCACGTCCAGGGCGCCTGGCGCGACGACGAGCAGCACATGGCGCCCGTCGGCGGCCTGCTCATCCACGCGATCGACCGGCACGAGCCTCGCGACGGCATGCAGCTCGCCCGCGTCAGCTTCGACATCCTCGGGATGATCCCGGCACGACCGAGCCGGGTCGCGGTCCGCACCACCCGCCCCGGCCGGAGCATCGAGCTCGTCGAGGCCGTCCTGTCCGTGGACGGTCGGGACGTCGTCCGCGCGCACGCCTGGCGCCTGGCCGCCCACGACTCCTCTCCGGTTGCCGGTGTCGAGTTCGAGCCGATGCCCGGTCCGGATGACTTCCCCGAGTGGGACGGCACCGACCTCTGGCCGGGCGGCTACATCCGCGGGGTCGAGTTCCGCGCCGATCCGGCCCGCCGCCCGGGACGGACCCGGACGTGGATCCGCACGTCGCACGCCCTCGTGGACGCCGAGACGTGCTCGCCGACCGCTGACCTGATCCGCCTCGTCGACACGGCCAACGGCATTGCGGTGCGCGTCTCGCCGCAGGAGTGGATGTTCCCCAACGTCGACCTGACCATCCACCTCTTCCGCGAGCCCGTGCGCGGGTGGGTCGGTTTCGACACCACGGTGACGATGGGGACGACGGGGATGGGCCTGACCTCGACGACGCTCCACGACGAGCTCGGGCCGGTGGGACGCGCTGAGCAGATCCTCACCGTCCGCCCGATGACGCAGCCCTGA